In one window of Pristiophorus japonicus isolate sPriJap1 chromosome 9, sPriJap1.hap1, whole genome shotgun sequence DNA:
- the LOC139273957 gene encoding probable G-protein coupled receptor 139, with the protein MAVADLLVIIIHVILGKLNTFYLHIVFFYYAPGCNIRDVIGYTTRDSSVWLTIAFTFDRMVAICCQKLKTKYCTEKSAAYVTTTVSLLSLLINIPWYFKYEPYWCKVSYEYITSPVWQAYDWGVRILTPLLPFVLILLLNAVTVRHILLASAARRKLRAQRNGEEQHDPEMKNRRRSIILLFTISGSFILLWTTNVVVLAIRRITAMHEFWTTPFLVADLMGTMLQLLSSCTNTFIYAVTQSKFREEMMNTMKYPFTAILNFIK; encoded by the coding sequence ATGGCtgtggcggatctactggtcatcatTATTCACGTTATACTGGGCAAATTGAATACCTTTTATCTACACATTGTATTCTTCTACTATGCACCCGGCTGTAACATCAGAGATGTCATTGGTTACACGACCAGAGATAGCTCTGTCTGGCTCACCATTGCCTTCACCTTTGACCGTATGGTGGCCATTTGCTGCCAGAAGCTGAAGACAAAATACTGCACCGAGAAAAGTGCAGCCTATGTTACCACAACGGTGAGCCTGCTGAGTTTGTTAATCAACATCCCCTGGTATTTTAAGTATGAACCCTACTGGTGCAAGGTATCATATGAATACATCACTTCACCCGTGTGGCAAGCCTACGACTGGGGTGTTCGCATTTTAACGCCACTGCTCCCCTTCGTGCTCATTCTGCTGCTCAATGCTGTCACCGTCAGGCACATCCTGCTGGCTAGTGCAGCCCGCAGGAAACTGAGGGCTCAGAGAAACGGGGAAGAGCAGCATGATCCAGAAATGAAGAATCGAAGAAGATCCATCATTTTGCTCTTTACCATATCGGGCAGTTTTATCCTGTTATGGACGACAAATGTCGTAGTTCTAGCGATTAGGCGAATTACTGCAATGCATGAATTTTGGACAACTCCTTTTCTCGTGGCAGACCTCATGGGAACAATGCTTCAGTTACTGAGCTCCTGCACCAACACATTTATTTATGCAGTCACACAAAGCAAATTCAGGGAGGAAATGATGAACACAATGAAATATCCCTTTACAGCCATCCTGAATTTCATTAAATGA